The Capsicum annuum cultivar UCD-10X-F1 chromosome 3, UCD10Xv1.1, whole genome shotgun sequence genomic sequence TAAAAAGGTTTTGAAAAGTTTTGCTATTAcatcttaaataaatttatataaattctTCTCCTCGTTGCATTTGCTGCTTgtatttcttaattcttttttcaaataGACATTTGAAGCTTTGATGTgaattcataatttcacaatattGGTTTTGCTATAATTGTACAAATAGTATGTTTCATGTGGTGAGGTACACACTCCAGCTATTGAAAAAGCTTTCCCATTCTTCATTTCAATTAGAATTGTTTTAGTGAGGTTTTCTTTCTGTGGTGTAGAAGTATGCACTGTCTGGACCACAGGTAGAACCTCTCTTCCAAGCTAACAGAGAGATTTAACGCATATGTTTGATATATCAAATGTGCCAATTGATAATATGTATTCActttatttagattttgaacttatCAAATTTTAGCTTCCAGGTATATGTACATAATACTGGGATTCTAGCTGTACCACGGAGACCTCAGGTAGTGATGCATGAAGATTACAAATATAGCTCAATGTTCTGCCAATTCAACTGCTAATTCCGGGCTAAGCCCATATATGTTTCATCACCAAATCTATTAAACATACTTTTCTGCACCTATTATTTTCTTCAGGGCTTGGAGTTGATCACAAAATCTATGGCGCATTTGCTAGGAGGATTATCTACCCCCCTTCTCTGCAAACCCAAACCCATTTCTGCTTCTTTGAACCACAATTATACATCTGTTTCATCTTTTGATTCTCTATACATTAAACGCGCAGCCGAGCTAGCTGACAAATCTGCCGGATTTACTGCTCCCCATCCTAATTTCGGCTGCGTTATCGTTGTTCCCAATGGTGGAGGTACTGTGGTTGGAGAAGGTTACTTGTACGCCGAAGGGACTATTCCGGCAGAAGTGCAAGCTGTTGAAGCCGCCGGCGAACAGTGTCGAGGTGCCACTGCTTATCTTAATATGGAATCTGGAGACTGTCACTGTGATAACAGTGCCGTTTCCGCCCTAATCAAGGTAATATTTACTCAATTGACCTTCTCCTTGAGGATTTTGTATAGTCTTCTGTTGTTAACAATTTGTGCTTTAATTGCAAAACTTCCAGCTTTGTGGTAATCTTTTCACGTGTTATTGTTTTAAGAAGCATGGTACCCTAATGCATTGTTGTTGGGAGGAGAAATTCATGTAAAACTTAGAAGATTTATCGGTTTCACCACCTAATTAGCCAGGAATACTGATTGCAAAAATTGATAATATGTATGCTTTTGTGTTAAAGTTTAACTGGAAATGATTGATGCAACTTTGTTAGGCAGGGATTAGTAGAGTTGTTGTTGGGATACGGCATCCACTGCAACACCTTCGTGGCAATTCCATCCACGCATTGAGAAGTGAAGGTGTTCAAGTTGATGTGCTTGCGGAAGATACACATAATAAGACTATTGAGGTAATCTTATATGTAGTACATCCTGGATAACGGACGTGCTGGGCTTCTGTGTAGCAAATTAACTTGTTGTAAGCTTGCCATTCTTAGTATTGGAGCAATATAAACATTGTGCATCACTATGAATTGCTTAAAGCTTAATTTTTTGATTCTGGAGACACTTCAAGATACATTACTTTGGTATTTGCATTGTTAAGATCAGTTTTAGATCTTTTGCTGAAATAAATGAAGATTTTTTCCGCGAAACTTCGagcagaaaaaaaaaatttaaattcaatgtTGCTTTGATAAACCAATCTGGTGATGGGATTTTTTTTGGCATTTTAGAGCTAATTCTGATGTTCTATAATTTCTGCTTTCACTAGGTAGAGGGGAAGGTCTGCCTAGCCACTACCCTCCGTAGTCCCCACTTTGTGGAATTTcactgggcatgttgttgttgttgtatttgtataatttctGCTGTTTAGAGCTAACTCTTACATTCTATAATTTTCAGGAGGCTCTCAAATCCTGCCTTTTTGTCAATGCTCCTTTACTATATAGAGCTGCCTGTCAAGTCCCGTTCTCTGTTCTCAAGTATGCAATGACACTTGATGGTGAGTGCATAGCCTATGATGTTGCAACAACCGTGATATGTAACAAATCACAAGCTTCATTAACAAACTTGACATTCACCTGAGGTTATATTTTGGTGTACGCAGGGAAAATTGCTGCTAGTAGTGGTCATGCATCATGGATCAGTAGCAAAAAGTCAAGAACTAGAGTTTTTGATATGCGGGGTAGAAGTGATGCTGTTATTGTTGGAGGAAATACTGTGCGCAGAGACAGTATGACTCTTCTTGTTCCTCCATGATGTCCTGGATGCTATGAGTATCCTGTCAACTTTATTACAGATGCACAAAATGGCTTTATGCTGCTTAACTTTGATCAGATGCCCTAGATATTTAACTGCTGCTTTACTTTTTAGATCCACGTTTGACGGTTAGACATGGAGGTGGCCATCTGCCTCGGCGTATTGTATTGTCTCAAACTCTCGATCTTCCAGAAGAAGCACATATTTGGAATGTTTCTGAGGTACCCACTATAGTTGCTACACAAAGAGGTGCAAGGAGAAGTTTTCAGAGATTGCTTGCATCCAAAGGCGTTGAAGTGGTggaatttgatattttagatcctagAGATGTCATGGAGTACTTGTATGATCGTGGTTACCTCTCCATTTTGTGGGAGTGTGGAGGGGCACTGGCTGCATCTGCTATTTCTTCTGGGGTCATACACAAGGTATACTCTCATTATCTTTTCTTGCTATCACTTTTGAATCTCCTTCTGAGCTGTTATTACTTGTCAGGAAGTTTTTTTTTCCCTCTTAAATTTCTGAAATGGGATGTATACAACTGAAAGGCTAACTTTGATTTTCTATTTAAACCTATTAAGAACTTCACACCAGTAATGACAGCTAGCTGCCTGATTCTCAGTGGCTTTTTGCTTCAGAACAATCCAAATGGAAGGATAGATACTCATCTATTTCTACTGtttttcaaactaaataaaagcATCGGTCTGAGTTATCTAGTGCACGTATTCATTTTGATTCACTCTATAACTTTGGTACTGTCAAAATTTACATCAATGCTCAGAGCATAGTATATCAAACACCCAGGGGTTCATGTTTCTTCCTTTGTCTACAGTTTCACTCTTTATTGCGTTCTTCATCTTATTGACAATTCAGCAGTCCTGTTTGTTGGCAGCTCTTCTAGTTCACTGAGTAATTAAACAAATTTTTGCCTGCTCTACTAATGATATttcatagagtttgcatatagggagaaatttttgttttttggtaGTGCAGTTATATATGTCAAACCTTACTTGCAGGTACATGCATTTGTCGCTCCCAAAATTATAGGTGGGAAAAATGCACCGTCTCCAGTTGGTGAATTAGGAATGGTAGAGATGACCCAGGCTCTGGAACTAATTGATGTTTGCTATGAGCAGGTTTGATATGCTTCTCCTTTAAATTTTCTGATTATGAGCATAATAGATGCATGTATTGCTGTCACTTAAACCACTCCCCTCACCTGAACAAAAATAAAGGTGGAAAGAGAAATGCATGTAGTGTTGTCTGGTCTGGCCTAATCCTTAATTATGTGTGCGCACAAGTTACAACCTGTGAAATTTTCTCTTTTTGGCCTTATTCAAATTTCTGGTGTTTTCTTATTTGAGTGTAGTTCTTTGTATTTCAAGTCCTGGTATCCTTTGTGATAAATGCACTGAAGTACCAAAAAATCTGGTTTTTCTCAATGATCGACTGTATtcccttttatatattttagatgcTACTTACACTTGGCCGTTGAATATCTTGCTAATTATATAAACCATGTCTAACCAGCATGTTGTAAtagttttcttttctctctcttcctGAAACCCCATTGCCGGGTTGTAAGTAGCTTATTTATAATGGAAGGAATCAAAAACGCCTTCCTGATACACAAAACAACCTCCTTGAAAGCTGTATGCAGAAGTTTTTTTTGAGACTGGTAACATGTATAATATATAAAGATTAAAAAGTTGCACCATAATAGTTCTATTAGTAATTACAAAATACAACCAAACTCGTATGCAAAAGTGGAACACAAAAAGTGGTCTTTCACCTTTCCTACGAAGATGAGTCACTCCTGTAGACCTTTTAGGTTTCTAAGTTCTAACAAACAAAGAAATTTGTAAAAGTTTTCACCTTGAAGGAAAACTTTGTATGTGAGAGCTTCACAAAGCACAAATTAGAAGGCTGCCGTAGGTTAATGACTAGCATTAAGTAGTGTAAGGTTTAATGAATCATTTGAACTGAATGGACTAAATAGGCACAATGTACTCAAAAGATTCATGTAACAGACCTTAACTACTTTGTGATTTGAGGCATGGAAGattatatatgtctatattttaCCTTGAGGGAACTTTAGCTTTCAAAATGAAGAAGCTAAAGAAAATGTAGTCCGAATTTCAGCATGCATTAAACGGATAAGTAGGCATTTCAGGAGAAATTAATTACTCTGATGTTACTTCTATctctttcaaaaagaaaatatttgcTTAAAGTTAGAACTCAGGTTCCTCTTTCAATATCTTGTGCCAATGCTTACATTTCAattaaactctctttctttctgtatttctccttcactttgtATTACTCACGTTCATCTCTTGTTGGTGCATATGCTCAAGTTAAAGGTTTTTTTACAGGTGTTTCCAGATGCAAACTTCCGCAATCTATCTGCCACTCCAAATCTTTAAACTCTTTTTAGTTGCTAGTTGTTTGGTAATAAGTCTGTTCAATGAGGGTCCCACATTGCGTGTTGTAAGTACTGGCTATGCAATCTCACCTCTGGAAAACCGATTATACTTCCTTGGGCCAGCTTTAATTAAGTGCATTGTAGttccaaacaatgtataagatcCTGTATCGCTATGGTAATCTGTCAAGGCTGGTTAAAAACAAAGGTCTCCATgcaattaatatttaattactGATGTACCCAGATGCTGAAATAATTTTTCACCTTATAGCAATAAGATGCTACAACACCACATGACAATTTTTTGTTCATCTTTGTGTTCCTTTTACTTGGTATAATTGTCAAGTATGCAATAATTGCTAAAAGTTGTATTGCCTTTCAATGTCTCTATTTTGAAGGGTTCTCGACATCATTCTCTGATATCATTTCTTTGGTATAACCatcttaaagaaataataaaacaagATAAACTGAAACCTTGTTGTCACTCTAGATTGTTTCCCCTCGTGACCTACCTTTTAATCATGACTAGTTATTCTGTGAGTTAATTTTTATAACTCTTGAAGTCGTCGTATGAATATGCAGATTGGACCCGACATACTTGTTAGCGGGTTTCTACAACCAGTTCCTGATCTAACACCCACTATTCCATCAATACAAGAAACATCGGCCATTGACCCTACTATTTCTCCTTATGAGGCAAGCATCATATTCTTTTACAAGACATGGGATCCATATGGTGCCTTCTCAAACTTCTCTCTCCATCCAATTCAAATGCCTGATGAAAATGAAGAACTTGTCACCTGGTCCAGTGTAGAGCATTATTACCAGGTTATTTCCTTGAAATTCTTAAAGATGGAACTTCATTATTTGCGGCATCTCTCAGACATTTGATAAATAATTCTTTGACTGAAGGCACAAAAGTTTGTCGGGGCATCTGATCCTATAGCCAAAAGTtgtattgaagaaataaaatgtgCAATGAGCCCTGAGGAAGCAGCACGGATTGGAAGGAGAATACAGAGGCAACAACCTAATCTGGTATTCTTTACATTCCTGTTACAATATTATCCCATTGCTTCTCCATGTACTCTTCACTTTTTTAGCAGTTCCTTCTTTGTAAGGCTGCTTTATTCATGTGTTTAGAAGTAAACTGCTCAGACTCGGGTGTGGGTGTCCGATATGGGTGCGGAACTAGAGGTCGGATCTTCATGAGCTAAATTTTAAGATTCTGGGATACGAATCTTGGTATGGATGCGGGTGCGGGGATTCGGCTAAAAATAatccaaatatctaaaataaagttttaaaaccTAAATTAGGAGATATCATGTGGAGAACTTGAGgaaaaaatattgatcaagaagAGAATTCTAGGAGGAGATAACAGAAAAAGGAGCGGCATAtaaatttctatatacaaggtgtttaatttttcttcaaagtACCAAAGGTCGGTCATTCCTTTTCATTGACTCAGTTCAGAATTCTCTgtcgattttggtcaaagtatCCAAATTCAGTTTACCAGATCGGGTACAGATTCCACACCCACACTCTCACCCATATCGTGTCGACATGGTGCGGCACCGAAAATGAAGAGTCTGAGTAACTTAGGTTCAGAAAGCATAAGCATGCTACTTAACTAGATAACAGATTATTATCAATTGTATTGTAAATGCTTGATCATGAATGGGTGAGGTCAGAAGCTATTTGCTCCATATTAAATATTATCTCCAAAGTGGCTTAGCCAATgcagattcataatttaaagtttATATGTTTTTATAACAATCtcatattaatatataataattactGGTTCACAGTcaaatatttatagatattttaatagatttcttaatgCATATATTAGGTTTGGTTTATTTTGGTATCGGGTTATTGGGCTAActgtttttaaatggttttgtaGAAACTTTTATTGAGTTATCGGTTCGGGTTCCGAATTTAAGGTTTTAGTTAATGGTCAAACCAGTAACCtaataagattatattaaatttttttttttcatccgtAATTATATAATAGGGCCTTAGATTTTAAATACATAGcttattattttttgcattttataatTGTGGTCTTAGTGCTTCTAAATTGCGTAGACTTTTATGTATGAAGATAGTGTAGAACAAATGAAActaagagaaaacaaagaaataaataaattggaggaacattttcttattggttaaatccaAAATCAAACCTTAACGACCAAAAACTGATTAACCGAAAATTGATAAtgaatatcttattggtttggttatcgGTTTAACGTGTTTAcaaatcgaaaatcgataaaccgaatcgATAATACACAAAATCGAACCGAAGATGTAAGCAAGAAATACTTTGTTCTTTAGTCTTTACATTTAGGCTATTGGTTCTGCATCGTAgtcttttttgttattttgccTCGGTGCGACTTAATGATCAATATAATGCAGTTAAGGTCTAACTTTTGTTCATTCCCCTTTTATTCCTGTGTTTTTCAGGTAAGACCGGACTGGGAATCAATCAAGATTGATGTCATGTATAAGGCCTTAAAATGCAAGTTCACGACATACCCCAATTTATACTCTTTATTGCTCTCAACTGCGGGCTCTGTTCTTGTGGAGGGTTCACCACATGATCTGTTCTGGGGAGGAGGTCGAGACGGAGAAGGCCTTAACTATCTTGGACGATTGCTAATGATGTTGAGATCCGAGTTCCTAGGTGACTCTTCAACAAGTCAAAGTTCTTTGCTTCCTCAAACATCAGAAAGTAAATAGTCATATATTCTGTCCCAACAATGTTGGGCTAATGTTGTAATCTAGCAAGAAAACTAAGCCTTTTGATCATGGCTTATCTATTTACTGCTAGATACACGAGCTCGTGCTGGCACCGGTTcgatgtaatttttttaatttcaatttatgtgaaatcgatgaaatttgaaaagtcaatcaaaatttttgtatgatttttaaatattttaagttaattATTGATTCATAGTACTTCTAAataattttcagatattatatgttGTTactttttgtctcaatttatgtggcactatgAAATATTTGAGCAAGTCCATCGAATTGCTGAGTatatacttcctccattttaaaaagaattacctgctttcttttttagtccgttttaaaaagaatgattccTTTCCCcctttgacaatactttaattttaacctttcacatgacatatttagtaccacaagattaaagggcattttagtacatttgacataattttaatttaagattacaggattcaaaagttctttattttcttaaattttgtgttaagtcaaagtaagttattctttttgaaacggagggagaaGAAATTAACAAGAGTTGCAAACTGGCTAATGAAACCCTATTATCTTTTTAATCTCGATTGCATGAAGCTTATTTAATTAATATGAAAATTAGTTACTAAaggtataattgaaaaaaaaataattaattttaaacattttaactattttgagctAAAGTATTTTTAGCGAATATGCCAGTATTTTGAGACGAACAAAGTAAtatatagaaaaggaaaaaagaggatGTACATACACGTGTTATCAGGTCTTGAATTTCTAATGTCCCCTAAACAATCTAAGGGACACGGTTTATTTATTTAGCGGCCGTTTGCTACATTCATGGCATAAGCTCACTGAATTATTTTGGCTTAAGTCATCGCCGTATTTAAAGTTGTCCTGAAAATTCAGTTAGATTCCTCAACTAAGGTCTTTATCTATTAGACTCCTGACCCACCCGAAATTTGATTCTATCAAGCCTTTTTTAGATAATTTAGCTAAAAACTTAAAGTGTGTACAACACACACGCGCTGATGTGGTAAAACTGATCAACTAAAAAAATAACACGtggcaaaaaaataaattatattgtgGAAATACTGATTTGTTcattttcaatttaaaaaaagaaaagaaaaaaacacccCCACCCACCAATCGTCGTCTTCACCCCCCTCCCCCGCTCTTCCCTTCGTCTTCACACACACAGAGTCATCTTCACACACAAATCCTCCCACCTCCACCCCCACCTTACGCCCCCACCCCCTTCGTCTCCACACACACAAAATCATTGTCTTCATCCCCCTCCCCCGTCGTCTTCACACACAAagctccccaccccaccc encodes the following:
- the LOC107863918 gene encoding riboflavin biosynthesis protein PYRR, chloroplastic, with the translated sequence MAHLLGGLSTPLLCKPKPISASLNHNYTSVSSFDSLYIKRAAELADKSAGFTAPHPNFGCVIVVPNGGGTVVGEGYLYAEGTIPAEVQAVEAAGEQCRGATAYLNMESGDCHCDNSAVSALIKAGISRVVVGIRHPLQHLRGNSIHALRSEGVQVDVLAEDTHNKTIEEALKSCLFVNAPLLYRAACQVPFSVLKYAMTLDGKIAASSGHASWISSKKSRTRVFDMRGRSDAVIVGGNTVRRDNPRLTVRHGGGHLPRRIVLSQTLDLPEEAHIWNVSEVPTIVATQRGARRSFQRLLASKGVEVVEFDILDPRDVMEYLYDRGYLSILWECGGALAASAISSGVIHKVHAFVAPKIIGGKNAPSPVGELGMVEMTQALELIDVCYEQIGPDILVSGFLQPVPDLTPTIPSIQETSAIDPTISPYEASIIFFYKTWDPYGAFSNFSLHPIQMPDENEELVTWSSVEHYYQAQKFVGASDPIAKSCIEEIKCAMSPEEAARIGRRIQRQQPNLVRPDWESIKIDVMYKALKCKFTTYPNLYSLLLSTAGSVLVEGSPHDLFWGGGRDGEGLNYLGRLLMMLRSEFLGDSSTSQSSLLPQTSESK